Below is a window of Picosynechococcus sp. PCC 7002 DNA.
GGGAGCGGTATATGTGGGGTTATCGAGAGCCTGCCGTTGCCTCGCAATTTCTCGCAGAACTCCCCCAGGAGTTGGTAACTTCCAATGGGCGATCGCCAGCGCCAATGCCCCCGAAACAGGAACCAAAGATGATGTCCATTAGCCAGAAGCAACGCTCCCAGAAAAGACGGGAACGACAGGCCGCCCGCACCGAAGTGGCCCAACAAAAATGGGACATTGGCGATCGCGTCCACCACAACGTCTTTGGGGAAGGGGAAGTGATTAAAATTTTTGGGGATGACAAAAAGACCAACCTGGCGATCCAGTTTCCCAATCTCGGTAAAAAAATCATTGATCCCCGGGTGGCCCCGATGAAAAAGCTTTAAGTAGATACCAAATTAAAAAAGATTATGATTGCCCTCAGTGACCATTCATACCTAACTCCAGAAGAATATCTCGCCTTTGAAGCCGCCAGTGACATTCGTCATGAATATGTCGATGGTGAAGTTTACGCCATGGCAGGTACAAGTAAAAACCATAACCTGATCAGTGGGAATCTTTACATCCTCCTGCGTCGCCATCTGCAAAACTCCAGCTGCACGACCTTTATGGCTGATATTAAAGTCAAATTACAAACAGGTCGGCGGTTTTTCTATCCCGATCTCGTGGTAACGTGCGATCCAGAAGATGGTACAAGCGAACTGTTTGTGGAGAAACCGAAACTGATCATCGAAGTGCTTTCCCCCTCGACGAAAAATTTTGATCAAACTGCTAAATTTTTGTACTATCGCACCCTACCCAGCCTAGAAGAATATTTACTTGTTGGGACAGAAAGCCCCTTTGTGCAATGTTTTCGGCGACAGACCCAAGATATTTGGACAGTACAAATTTACGAAGGGCTTGAGGCGATCGCCCATTTAGAATCCTTTGATCTTGATGCCCCCCTCACGGACATTTACGAAGGAGTAACCTTCACTGCACCAACTCCGTAGCGATGGTCGCACAGTCCCTTGAGAACCGTTCCCCAAGGGGGCAGGCCTATCGATTATCATGAATGTCGAGCGGCAAACGCAATTATCCCCAGCCCCCGAACCGCACTTTTTGGAAGAGGAGAATCTCCGCATGGCAAATCAACCCTGGCAAACCGATGACAATCACGATCCCCTTGGGGCTTTTTTAGATGAACTGACTGATCCAGAGGTAGCCGAAGCGGAATTTCGGAGTGATTTTTTCCAGGGATTAGGGGGGCGTCGTAAAAAGTCAGCCTTGATGCTCAGTTTCATCTGGGCGATCGCCTTTGTCCTGCACAGTGTGAGCTGGGGGTCAACGGCGGTTTTGGGGGCTACGGGTCTGCTTTTGATTCAGGCCATCCGTTTGGTTAGCGCCCAGCCTGATCCTCAACCCCAACCCCTAGCTGACGCAGATTTAACCACTGCGCCCATCGTTTCTCTCATTGTCTCGGCGAAGAACGAAGAGGCAGTGATTGGGCGTTTAGTAAAAAATCTCTGCCAATTGGATTACCCGACGGCGAAATGTGAAGTCTGGTTAATTGATGATGCTAGCACCGACAAAACACCCCAAATCCTGGATCAATTGGCCCTGGAGTATCCCCAGTTGAAGGTGGTGCATCGCTCCCCCAATGCCGGTGGTGGGAAGTCAGGTGCCCTCAACCAAGTTCTAGCCCAAACCCAGGGAGAAATTATTGCGGTCTTTGATGCCGATGCCACGGTACCGCCGGAATTTTTGCGCCATGTGGTGCCCCTCTTTGCCGATGAGAATGTCGGGGCGATCCAAGTCCGGAAGGCGATCGCCAACGAACCGCTAAATTTCTGGACGAAGGGTCAAGCTACAGAAATGATCCTCGACAGTTATTTTCAACAACAACGGATTGCCCTGGGTGGCATCGGGGAACTACGGGGCAATGGCCAATTTGTGCGCCGTTCTGCCTTGGATCAATGTGGTGGTTGGAACGAAGAAACGATCACCGATGATTTGGATCTGACCATCCGCCTTCACCTGGACAATTGGAAAATTGGCTTTTTGCTTAATCCCGCCGTTAACGAAGAAGGAGTTACCAAGGCGATCGCCCTCTGGCACCAGCGCAGCCGTTGGGCCGAAGGGGGTTACCAGCGCTACCTCGACTATTGGCGATATTTCTCGAATAAGCGCCTCGGCTTTGGTAAAAAAGTCGATCTCTTTTCCTTTATTTTGATGCAGTATTTGCTCCCCACTGCGGCGATTCCCGACTTTATTTTTGCGGTACTGAAGGGCCATTTACCCGTCCTGATGCCAATGACAACCCTCGCCCTCGGCCTATCCCTCTGGGCAATGGTGCAGGGAAATATGCGTGTCTATCGCGAGTTGCCCTGGACTTGGGCGAAGGTCACGAAAATTTTTACGGCCTGTGGTCTGACGATGGTTTATATGCTCCACTGGATGGTCGTGATGCCCCTGACCACGGCCCGGATGTCGGTGCGCCCCAAACGGCTCAAGTGGGTTAAAACCACCCACCAGGGAGAAGAAGAAAGTTTTGTTTCTCAGACTTAGTGAATTTACAGGAAATAATTGACCATTGAACGGAGTTAACCCTCCGTTTTTTTGTGGGTGATAAGGGTTTCGAGGTACCGCAAGGTCAACAGACAAGGAACAATACTCACTGCCCCCGCCAGCCAAAATCCATGGGCGATCGCCGGCACCTGATCCAAGGCCCAACCGCCGATCGGTGGCCCAATTAAATAACCAATCGCCCAACATTGGGAATTCAGTGCGAGGTAAACACCCCGTTGGGAGGCTGGGGCGAGATCAACCACTAAAGCAGAAGCGGCTGGGGTATAGGCATCGGTGGCTAGGGCTAAAATCCCCAGACTGGCGATCGCCCCCACCAGGGCCGGAATTGCACCAATACCCGCTCCCCACATCACCGTAAAGCCCATGCCCCATAACAGGAGGGAAACCATCAGGGCATGGGGTCGGCTCAAGCCATTTAAACGCCGGGCAATGGGCAACTGACAGACGGAAGCAAACACGATATGCCAGGCAAACAGGCCACTAATCACCTGGGGCGAAAATTCAATGA
It encodes the following:
- a CDS encoding Uma2 family endonuclease, with protein sequence MIALSDHSYLTPEEYLAFEAASDIRHEYVDGEVYAMAGTSKNHNLISGNLYILLRRHLQNSSCTTFMADIKVKLQTGRRFFYPDLVVTCDPEDGTSELFVEKPKLIIEVLSPSTKNFDQTAKFLYYRTLPSLEEYLLVGTESPFVQCFRRQTQDIWTVQIYEGLEAIAHLESFDLDAPLTDIYEGVTFTAPTP
- a CDS encoding glycosyltransferase; its protein translation is MANQPWQTDDNHDPLGAFLDELTDPEVAEAEFRSDFFQGLGGRRKKSALMLSFIWAIAFVLHSVSWGSTAVLGATGLLLIQAIRLVSAQPDPQPQPLADADLTTAPIVSLIVSAKNEEAVIGRLVKNLCQLDYPTAKCEVWLIDDASTDKTPQILDQLALEYPQLKVVHRSPNAGGGKSGALNQVLAQTQGEIIAVFDADATVPPEFLRHVVPLFADENVGAIQVRKAIANEPLNFWTKGQATEMILDSYFQQQRIALGGIGELRGNGQFVRRSALDQCGGWNEETITDDLDLTIRLHLDNWKIGFLLNPAVNEEGVTKAIALWHQRSRWAEGGYQRYLDYWRYFSNKRLGFGKKVDLFSFILMQYLLPTAAIPDFIFAVLKGHLPVLMPMTTLALGLSLWAMVQGNMRVYRELPWTWAKVTKIFTACGLTMVYMLHWMVVMPLTTARMSVRPKRLKWVKTTHQGEEESFVSQT